A region from the Leptospirillum ferriphilum ML-04 genome encodes:
- a CDS encoding toprim domain-containing protein, which yields MDTETGRWTDFAGGEKGNFASLAAKIGISTDTPVFFERDPRAARREKARLVAMLRIADRIWKDATSITPESPSALYLRRRGIPEETIIRLSETEIVREARHGDDFALVTRMYDGIEPDADFAGIHRIFIDKTGAPVEVDGARKMMLGGSGWTVIPGSGEKIVAVGEGLETCLSAWSALDRRPGLIVSYVAGNLEKTQLSDTHRSAQVLILADRDLSRGIEKQGWRQGRGQEAAGTLAKTLVNRGFSVSVALPPGPGKQDWNDIPTDDAASLLKAALETTVGAEILPIGQVEASGQPWTPVTFYSKDQAQERLKEIYETPGKHLVAITTGVGKTKIWADSLTRETPTLTVFPDLDKARDFAKESGAKVYFGRSEQEGPGQCLKYPDLQDLGEKRRSIMAHECQTCPHGLSAQSQRGSETARETAEIAGLDLRVIQPCDWIFQISEIALEPHVACTEAALQGKPDHLLFCENPLAISKKERRLKRKIVFDDCFVPMDEIKSGISLEDVAIWLQQIDKEREKKTSTWLEKIETALRSFPSIIQYGMSRRVMLSSIRPPDGFQDWSEFAAFINDGKDSEKVLDGLSPERVTVVGGRRLVPLRALLDLARAVNSGTVYAENGLLHGTFDSLSAQLLREKGRDVVILDATPTPERIKAVREAKGQVHELFVQQPRLHVTQFTGRLHGRSSLSSITSEIRHARRMIEEAKIRGYSPSEIAFLTHLPLAEKLRQDRAFYGVDIGHFGRDQRSHNAWKGKKLLISFGIPLRPDLRTVYQHCTGQYWTGDREFMSTHIPHRIGDQVAQLSGCKLPVSEEIRDWERTLATAEIVQAIGRLRAVHAESDVEAWVVTSYPLAPAFGLQIDEIRREGGRTAGEYQDARWADTVSRFDEARGQGAESFRQINTILKKLGKLGISSASYQKLRSRIESFDMSMDGIDAEELESSIRALLNCENPVVEAKNLLKMENPRTEWVIAALTVIDVIESETQSQSLPKTG from the coding sequence TTGGACACGGAAACTGGCCGCTGGACCGATTTTGCGGGCGGAGAAAAGGGGAATTTCGCTTCTCTGGCGGCAAAAATCGGGATCTCGACGGACACTCCCGTGTTTTTTGAGCGCGATCCAAGAGCGGCTCGGCGGGAAAAAGCCCGCCTGGTGGCGATGCTAAGGATCGCGGACCGGATTTGGAAAGATGCAACGTCGATCACTCCAGAATCCCCGTCCGCTCTGTACCTCCGGAGGAGAGGCATCCCGGAAGAGACCATTATCAGGCTATCTGAGACAGAAATTGTGCGGGAAGCCCGTCACGGCGATGATTTTGCGCTGGTCACGCGGATGTATGATGGGATTGAGCCGGACGCGGATTTCGCCGGGATCCACCGGATTTTTATAGATAAGACCGGGGCTCCAGTGGAGGTCGACGGCGCGAGAAAAATGATGCTCGGTGGTAGCGGATGGACCGTGATTCCGGGGAGCGGCGAAAAAATCGTCGCAGTCGGGGAGGGACTGGAGACGTGCCTGAGCGCATGGAGCGCACTCGATCGCAGGCCAGGCTTAATCGTCTCCTATGTCGCCGGGAACCTCGAAAAAACGCAACTTTCAGACACTCACAGATCTGCTCAGGTCCTCATTCTCGCCGACCGCGACCTCTCCCGAGGTATAGAAAAGCAAGGCTGGCGTCAAGGGAGAGGACAAGAAGCCGCCGGAACCCTCGCAAAAACGCTTGTGAATCGGGGATTTTCCGTGTCCGTAGCCCTCCCTCCGGGACCCGGAAAGCAGGACTGGAACGATATCCCCACGGACGACGCGGCATCCCTGCTCAAAGCGGCCCTGGAAACCACGGTGGGGGCGGAAATTCTCCCCATCGGGCAGGTTGAGGCGTCAGGCCAGCCGTGGACTCCCGTGACTTTTTACAGCAAAGACCAAGCGCAAGAACGGCTAAAAGAGATATATGAGACGCCCGGAAAACACTTAGTGGCGATCACGACCGGGGTTGGGAAAACCAAGATATGGGCGGACTCGCTGACACGAGAAACCCCAACCCTCACGGTTTTCCCCGATCTCGACAAAGCGAGGGATTTCGCAAAAGAGTCTGGAGCAAAGGTGTACTTCGGACGGAGCGAGCAGGAGGGTCCGGGCCAGTGTCTCAAATACCCGGATTTACAGGATCTCGGGGAAAAAAGACGCTCGATCATGGCGCACGAGTGCCAGACCTGCCCCCACGGTCTTTCCGCGCAGTCCCAGCGTGGGTCTGAGACAGCAAGGGAAACGGCGGAAATCGCGGGGCTGGATCTCCGCGTGATTCAGCCGTGCGACTGGATTTTTCAGATCTCAGAGATCGCCCTTGAGCCTCATGTAGCCTGTACCGAAGCGGCCCTCCAGGGGAAACCGGATCATCTCCTTTTTTGCGAAAACCCGTTAGCGATATCTAAAAAAGAGCGGCGGTTGAAGCGAAAAATCGTTTTCGACGACTGCTTCGTGCCGATGGATGAGATAAAATCCGGGATCTCACTGGAGGATGTTGCGATCTGGCTCCAGCAGATAGATAAAGAGAGGGAGAAAAAAACGTCAACTTGGCTGGAGAAAATAGAGACCGCTCTCCGCTCCTTCCCGAGCATCATTCAGTACGGGATGTCTCGCCGGGTCATGCTGTCCTCTATTCGTCCCCCCGATGGATTTCAGGACTGGAGCGAGTTTGCGGCTTTTATAAACGACGGCAAGGACAGCGAAAAAGTCCTCGACGGGCTGAGCCCTGAGCGGGTGACGGTCGTCGGCGGCCGTCGGCTCGTCCCCCTCCGTGCGCTTCTGGACCTGGCCCGAGCGGTAAACTCGGGCACTGTGTACGCGGAAAACGGGCTTCTCCACGGGACTTTCGACAGCCTTTCCGCCCAGCTTTTGCGGGAAAAAGGGCGGGACGTCGTGATCCTGGACGCGACGCCGACCCCGGAGAGGATAAAGGCAGTGCGAGAAGCGAAAGGACAAGTCCATGAGCTTTTCGTCCAGCAACCACGCCTCCACGTGACGCAGTTTACCGGACGTCTGCACGGACGGTCCTCGCTCTCCTCGATCACCAGCGAGATCCGGCACGCCAGGCGGATGATCGAGGAAGCGAAGATACGGGGCTACAGCCCGAGCGAAATTGCCTTTTTGACTCACCTCCCTCTTGCCGAAAAACTCCGGCAGGACAGGGCTTTTTACGGGGTCGATATCGGGCACTTCGGGCGGGACCAGCGTTCTCACAACGCCTGGAAAGGCAAGAAGCTTTTGATCAGCTTCGGAATCCCTCTCCGACCGGACCTCCGGACGGTCTATCAGCACTGCACAGGCCAGTACTGGACCGGGGACAGGGAGTTTATGAGCACACATATCCCCCACCGGATCGGAGATCAGGTAGCCCAGCTATCCGGCTGTAAACTCCCGGTTTCGGAGGAGATCCGGGACTGGGAGAGGACGTTAGCCACCGCTGAGATTGTCCAGGCGATAGGTCGGCTCAGGGCGGTGCATGCGGAGTCGGACGTCGAGGCATGGGTCGTGACCAGCTATCCCCTGGCCCCCGCCTTCGGGCTCCAGATTGACGAGATCCGGCGGGAGGGGGGCAGGACGGCGGGAGAGTATCAGGATGCGCGCTGGGCAGATACAGTGAGCCGGTTTGACGAGGCGCGGGGGCAGGGTGCCGAGAGTTTCCGACAGATAAACACGATCCTGAAAAAGCTCGGGAAACT